The following proteins come from a genomic window of Anabrus simplex isolate iqAnaSimp1 chromosome 7, ASM4041472v1, whole genome shotgun sequence:
- the LOC136877278 gene encoding SERPINE1 mRNA-binding protein 1, translating into MENMYGIGVANRYALFLEIEDPLEILKVQEQEKEAKKKTKLSEKENKGKPENKSKTTQIAKKGIKEAQNVKTLDSNKLKDDDSKAKFTSQPALDKNKDSVKYVGETRDDRNNAHNKEDKTNLSSGEINRDNWDNDIRDRGQGWETGGRTRGFRGGARGGGRRVYENRNRRDFDRQSRSDKTGVKPVDKRDGGGAHNWGNPRDEITEELNPPLQLQGEQEEEWALDDTSTGEALPVVVEPAVFKEVETSGDGETENENSQPTEEEPRELTLDEYYAMRGNRQKPTYNLRKPGEGEDPSRWKKMYVLKKKIGDDQEDEEPDEYDASEYPQRVGRQKYLLDIDIRFADSPRGRGRGRGGPRGGGRGTPRGRGFGGGNRSDRPFRGGDREVYPSRTVRQSAPKVDDEHDFPSLD; encoded by the coding sequence ATGGAGAACATGTATGGTATTGGTGTTGCTAATCGTTATGCGTTATTTCTTGAAATAGAGGATCCCCTCGAGATATTGAAGGTTCAAGAACAAGAAAAGGAGGCTAAAAAGAAAACGAAACTGTCGGAGAAGGAAAATAAGGGTAAGCCAGAAAACAAAAGTAAGACTACACAGATTGCCAAAAAGGGAATTAAGGAGGCACAGAACGTGAAAACACTGGATTCCAATAAATTGAAAGACGATGACAGCAAAGCAAAATTTACATCTCAGCCAGCACTGGATAAAAACAAGGATTCAGTTAAATATGTGGGAGAGACACGAGATGATCGAAACAATGCTCATAACAAGGAAGACAAAACTAACCTTTCCAGCGGGGAGATAAATCGGGATAACTGGGATAATGACATTCGTGACCGGGGCCAGGGATGGGAAACTGGTGGTCGGACCCGTGGCTTTAGGGGAGGTGCTAGAGGTGGTGGGCGCAGGGTCTATGAAAATCGCAACAGAAGGGATTTTGACCGTCAGTCCAGGTCTGATAAAACAGGTGTAAAACCCGTAGATAAACGTGATGGGGGTGGAGCCCACAATTGGGGTAACCCTAGGGATGAAATCACAGAGGAGCTGAATCCACCCCTTCAGTTGCAGGGAGAACAAGAGGAAGAGTGGGCACTAGATGATACTTCTACAGGTGAAGCACTTCCAGTGGTGGTTGAACCTGCTGTATTTAAAGAAGTTGAAACTAGTGGAGATGGAGAAACTGAAAATGAGAATTCTCAGCCTACAGAAGAAGAACCCCGAGAACTGACATTGGATGAATATTATGCAATGCGTGGTAACAGGCAGAAACCAACGTACAATTTGCGTAAGCCAGGGGAAGGCGAAGATCCTAGTCGCTGGAAGAAAATGTATGTTTTGAAGAAGAAAATTGGTGATGATCAAGAAGATGAAGAGCCTGATGAATATGATGCATCAGAGTATCCACAGCGAGTTGGTCGACAGAAGTACCTTCTTGATATTGACATCCGTTTTGCTGATTCCCCTCGTGGTCGTGGGCGAGGGCGAGGCGGACCTCGGGGTGGTGGGCGGGGGACCCCTCGTGGTCGTGGCTTTGGTGGTGGAAATCGTAGCGATCGTCCCTTCCGTGGTGGAGACCGGGAGGTGTACCCGTCCCGGACTGTGCGTCAGAGTGCACCGAAAGTTGATGATGAGCATGACTTTCCATCTCTAGACTAG